A portion of the Halopelagius inordinatus genome contains these proteins:
- a CDS encoding DUF5789 family protein: MADEEEDEGPVVELGEETPVEGQPIARVASRLTWPKQASWVERQEGDAVIRTPSGPQTLSDVLDRIDETYFDKRQTFLEEVRSVVGNGPVETE; the protein is encoded by the coding sequence ATGGCTGACGAGGAAGAAGACGAGGGACCCGTCGTCGAACTCGGCGAAGAGACGCCCGTCGAAGGGCAGCCGATAGCGCGAGTCGCGTCTCGACTGACGTGGCCCAAGCAAGCGAGTTGGGTCGAACGTCAGGAGGGCGACGCCGTGATTCGGACGCCGTCCGGACCGCAGACGCTCTCTGACGTGCTCGACCGAATCGACGAGACCTATTTCGACAAGCGCCAGACGTTCCTCGAAGAAGTCCGGTCGGTCGTCGGGAACGGGCCCGTCGAGACGGAGTAG